Genomic segment of Notolabrus celidotus isolate fNotCel1 chromosome 1, fNotCel1.pri, whole genome shotgun sequence:
GCAGACGAAGGTGAACTATTTGGGACATGTATTGAATAGAGGGACTCGCGAGATATCTCCGAAGAGACTTGAAGCTTTGATGGCTATTCCGCGTCCGGTTTCAAAGAAGCAAATGAAATAATTTCTGGGGATTACCGGCTATTCCCGCCCCTGGCTTCTTAACTATGCTGAACTAACTAGACCTCTCTATGATATGGTGTTAACCTCCTCACCTGAGCCTGTTGTATGGACTCCTGTGGCTGAAAACGCATTTTCTGCCCTAAAGACTGGTCTAGCCTCTGCTCCTACACTGGGATTACCGGACTATTCGAAACCGTCTCACTTGTATGTGCATGAAAAGAATGGTTTCGCCTCTGGAGTGCTCACACAATCACATGGGCCCAAGCAGCGTCCTATTGGATACTATTCAAAGCGTCTTGATACAACAGAGTTGGGTTTATCACCTTGTCTTCGTGCTGTGGCGGCTGCCGCATTCATTGTAGAAACCACTTCAGACATTGTGTTAGATTATGACTGTCATCTTTATGTTCCTCATGCTGTACAGGCTATGCTTTTGCGGGCAGGCACTCAGCATTTCACCGCCTCACGACAAAGTAGGTATGAATTGACCCTCACCTCTTTGCCAAATTTGCATATACATCATTCACCTGCCCTTGATCCCTCAACTTTGTTGCCAACATCGGAAGATGGAGACCCACATGATTGTATTTTGGTAACTGATAATGCATATATGGTGAGAGAGCACCTGTATGACCAGCCTATCCCTGAAACTAATGATGAATGCATTCTGACTCTGTTTACAGACGGGAGCTCTAGCAGGAACCTTACTGGCACCTTGGATTCAGGTTTTGCAGTGACAACTCAAACTGATGTTTTAGCTTCAGGCAAGCTATCTGATACATGTTCTGCTCAACAAGCTGAACTCGTTGCCCTGACCAAAGCATGCATTCTTGCTAAAGATAAGGTAGTTAACATATAACAGACTCTCGATATGCATTTGGTTGTTGTCATGACTTCGGTGGTATCTGGCGACACAGACAATTTCTCACGGCCGCTGGTACTCCTATTAAAAATGCCCATCTGGTTAAAGATCTTCTTGATGCATTATTGTTACCTGCTAAAGTTGCAATTCTCAAATGTGATGCACACACTGGAAGGACTGACTCTGTTAGTGTTGGTAATGCATTAGCAGATCCTGCAGCTAAAGCTGCTGCTATCTCCACTGATCTTGCTGTGACGTTATTACCTGTGATAATCGCTCCCAAAGATTCTCCTTCTACTTATGATGTTGCTGCCTTACAAACAGCCGCTGACGCCTCAGAAAGAGCTCAATGGGACACTCATTGTGTTCTTGTAAATAATGTATATTATTCTGTGGACGGACGTCCCGCTTGCCCCAAGTCATTACTCCCTTACTTGCTTCGTATTGTTCACGGAAAGTCACATGTGAACAAGGGAGGGATGGCAAAGACTTTAAAAGCATCATGGTTTATTAACGGAATAGATAAAGCATGTGAAGATTTGGTTTCAAGATGTTCTATTTGTCAACAGTTCAACATAGGGAAAGTGGTGAAAACGACACAAGGTGCGCACCCTGCCCCCTATGGTCCTTTTGTAAACCTACAAATAGACTTTGTACAGATGCTCAAACATAatgataaaagataaaagaaataaCAGATGCGTTGGGGATAAAACATAAACTACACACGCCGTATCATCCGCAAAGTGCAGGCATGGTAGAAAGATTTAACCAAACCTTAAAACAAAAACTCGCGAAAATATGTGCTGACACGAGTTTAAGCTGGCCTGATCCCCTGCCAATCGCGCTAATGAGTATGCGATCTACAACGAGCAGAAAAACAGGTTTATCTCCCTATGAAGTAATAACAGGGAGAGCCATGAGCACACCTGAGCAAGTAGGGAAGTTTGTCGTTCCTCATGAAATGACATTGAGAGATGAGGGAGTTCTAACATATTGCAGAGCTCTGCACTCTGCCCTCTCTTCTTTCCATAACCAGGTACGAGAAGGACAACCGGTGCCACCTGACGGACCCTGCCACCAGATACAGCCAGGAGATTGGGTCGTGATAAAAGTGCACCGACGAAAGACAGCGCTGCAGCCACGCTGGAGTAAGCCATATCAAGTACTGCTGACCACGCATACCGCAGTATAGGTTCAAAGAAGGCCGACTTGGATCCACGCCTCTCACTGTAAGAAAGTCAGACCACCAGAATAATGTGCGATCTGTTACTTTCCAACAAAGATTCTTCTAGACGTTGAGGAAGACAACTGAAGCGTGGGCGGATCGCCGCTTCTAAATCTACAGCTGCGATGGAAcctaaagaaaggaagaaaagagactCTGGCGGTAATAAAGAGCTGGAGTGGGCATCAGAAGATGTGTTTGATTGGACAACAGAGAAAGGTCGAGCTCTATTGTTGCAAGAGTATCCACGTGTAAGTGCTATGGTAATGACCGTGCAGCAGACAAAGAGAGTGGTATCATGTATAGGGTTCTGTTTCCCTTTAGTCATATTCTTAACCCTGATTCTGAGTTTGATTGCATGTGACAGCGCTTGGACTCCAGAACAGACTGGACCTGTGACCCTGACCACTTTTACTTACGACTTGGACGAAGACACTCCAACGTAAATAGTTATTCTGATAGAATAAAAGGGGGGAAtgtggaatcttgattaaataccctctattataatcatgcatttttcttACAGATAATCCTGTGCTTCTTATTATGTTCATGTATTCCttgctcatgtattcttctttttaacaattgtatcaatatgtttttcattatactTGATTTATTGAAGTAGCCTGTAATAGTAAGGCGTAAGGTCAGAGATCTGTGCAAATATCTGCACAAAGGTGAAATCGAGGACAGAACCCCCACTTCTGCAGTTCAAGGCAGGTTTAGCCCGGATGTGGTTTCACATCTTCAGCCCACTGCCTTGCAAAAGGCCAAAAGGCCCACCATGGTCTCAGGTTGCAGTTGAATGAGAGctgaggggatttttttggtAACGTGATGATAAACGGTTTGTACTATGATAAATGAGCGCCTTGTGATTACATAAATATTCAATGGTAATGATGTACGCTTTCTTAAGATTTTTTTTGATAACCGCAAGTGTTGTAAGTTGTAGACGTATGCTTTTTGTAAACCTCTAGACCGGggtaatgtctctgttgtttccagagTACAATGTTCACCTGACATGACCCTttgctcacccttgattgcaactcacccacacctgtcacccccccccctttctccccctccctttgtcttttctttatgaacaactgtattaagatgacacgtacacatgtttcccccctccctttctcctcccttatgtttgaagaactataaagtattgagcatctctgtcattcggcagagaacttcagatgctcttgagtatgctgtaacttctctctcatgctgcatgaataaactttgtgtgtaaactttgatactgagttcgaagcctcatttctggtcactgctccgctggacgatcgcctcacggctGGGTCACCCTACCACAATAGTAAAACATAAAAGTAATCCTGCAAACAGTTGTCTGCTAACATCAAAACATGGTGTCAATGAGGTGGCAACTTTCAATAACCATCTAATTTCTTTTACTGAACAAACCGTTGGTTATGAACACTCTTCCCAGATATAAAGCTGCTCCTTCCAGTGCCACGGACTGTGAACATAAGGCGAGCAACCTCCACGTTTTCAACTCCCTGATCTGCACGTACCCTAAAGAGGACACAAGTCACTTTTAAAGTTTGTAAATACATTAATTGGTTGACTAATAAAACAGTGCAATTAGAATGACTGAAGCATGTCAGAGCAGAACtctaaaaaaattgtaaaagttGTTAAGTCATTCTTGTTCCACATTCACAATCTCTTCTACTATCTCTTGTAGTATAAGGTAGTAAACAGGGTTAATTATAGGTTCTATATAGCCACATGAATAAAGTATGAACTGTGCTTATCTCTGACCTGGTATTTTTCCTACCATACAACTCTCCCAGACACAAGGGTTAATACTATACGTTTAGTAGCGCTTCTATACATTCTAAAGTTCACTTACACCAGTGAGTAAACAGATTAAAGTAGTTACTGCAAAAAATCTCTATTTCAATTCTTCACACAAAAAACTTGTCTTCCAGGTATAAGGCCATATAAGATATCAAGCATAAGACTTATTCAGATTTTAATTATTCCAATTTAAGTTTTGGAACTGAGATGTTTTTAAACCCTTTTAACACAATCCACATAAAAATATCGCTTTATCATTTCATTCATAATATATTTCTTGTATCACATTTGACACACTGGGCAGTTTTGAGAACTATTTTATTAAAGTTTTTCACTAAATATGCATTCATCTGATGcagaaaacacttttttttttttttttaaagagtaacTATTTAGATGTTATTCTTACTACAACTTCTTGAAAATCAAGCAATGATTTTCCTGAAAATATGTGAGTGgatgatttcattttgaaaagggccaaaatacaacttcagcTGACTGTAGGAATATGACAATCATCAAGGTGGTAGAatactgttttaaaaaacatttttaacaggtttttaaacaaactatttATCATCTTGATGAGATAGAGGTCTTTGAACTCGTGTATCAAATATGAAGTGTTTGGCTTTAAAGGGTTAAGTACTGTGATTGAATATGTCATTACTTTCCACCAATGGTAGTTCTGTTGTAGTGTAAAATCCTTACTCTAACCCTATATTCATTTACCTGAGAGGAAAACCAAATTTCTCAACAGATTCTTGGAAGAATGCCAGGGTGGTCGATGCAAGGTTGTTGTTGGCTGCACCAAGATACATTATCTGCAGCACAAATGCAATTACACCTCATTGAGGTCCTCAAGTATAAATAAGGGGAACATGTGCACTTCATCCAAAAAATTGTGCTAACCTTACGGGAAAAACCATCAATGCCTCCGAAGACAACAATGTTGTACCTGAAAAAGAAATAATGGGCAACTATAAGATACTGCAAACTAGAGGAAAAAAGTGATAAGCATACAGTTGCAGTATGAAATAGACAACAGGAGAATCACTCAAACAATTTAGCTGTTGTGGTACATATATAGTGACATAAAGGTGGCAGTATAAACTGTGTTATGGTGTTTACTGGTAACAACTAcatactttaaaaacactcttaGTAATTCATACATTTAGTCAAAAAGATTGCCAAATATGGATTTACCGGATCAATTTATGATTGGTATCTAGGTGCATCAAAGACTGGGGTCCTGGAACTGAGTAGGTCCGTCGAGCAATACATCCAACGTTGCACATTCTGTTGATGACACCAGTGGTGTCAACACGGTGCATTGAGGCTCGGACACGTTTATACTGCACCCTAAATCCCCTGGCTTGCAGGAGGGCCTTCATCATTCGGTACCCAGAGTTGGGCTGCCTAGTTTGGATCTCTCTCACACATTGATCTAACTCGTCATCAGTCATAGTGCTATACAGTGCTCTTACAGAGAGATCAAACTCAGCCATGCGGCGGTATACCGTTCGCCTCGACATCCCTAAGAGTTTAGCAATGCATGGAACAGTCAAATTAAGTTCCAGGAGTTTGCTAAGGTGGTCTGGGGATATGGTCATCCGCTGTCTTCCAGCTGGTCCTTCCTCAAACTGCACAACTGCAGTGTGTTGCtcccttctctccttttctAAACCAATGAGACGGTGAAGCTGTGTCACTTCATCTAAGATAGCAGGACAAACAGTTGCTTGACTAGACACAGCATTCAAAAACACAAGTTCTTGTGTACAAGTGAACTCTAAGAAGTCTAGGTCCAGAGGCATGCGTCCCAGAATATGCTCCAATCGAGAGCGAAGTCTGTCTAAAAGATGATTAAGCAGTTGCTCctaggagagaaaaaaaaattaaaaattacccatagaaaaacacagccatgatcAGATCTAGTTTTTGGAAAGTGTAGTTTGTATAATAATTTCTTCAGATAGTTGAACAGTTAAAAATCAGTTGGCTATTGAAAATTATTACACAATTACTCTACTGCGCCCTTCTGATCAtcactcattttatttattactagCTCATTTCTATTCTAGCAGGTAGCTGCGTGAAAAGAGGTGTCCTTTCTCGTGCACATCCCACCAAGAAATGGTATCATAATAGTTCCAATGATCACACGGGCCACAGTAGTCTATGCCAGCTGTTTAAGAAACACAGTACAAGGAATAAATAGTCAGATTAGGTTTCATTTGAAGAAGCTGTAGGCTTCAGAACCCATCAAATGCATAGGCCTGTATACAGTAAAAGCCACAGACAAAGAGAATTTaagttttaatgtaaaaaaatgtatttacttatGGCAAACCACACAAAAAACTGTCAGAAAACCAACATAAAAGCAAACCTAAATCTTTTGTATCACAAAATCAATCTAAAAAAATTGCCCAGTTAACTAGTTGGAACGcaaattttttttacacaattttttttttacactgaaaTTTTTACACTGAATTTTTTTGAGATGTCAAAATTTTttatgttgaattttttttgggatgttgatttttttttcactgaatttatttcatcgtggacaaaaaataaaagggaggaAAACGAATCAGTGCTTGAAATTCAAtggttttttaaattcaaagtctGATTTCGATGCTGAAAAAATTCAGTGTTAGAAATTCATATTCAAACCCCGATGGCACAGATTTACTTCCATATGAGGTACTTAAAATTTCTTTCACTGAGtgttgctgtgttagaaaatgtGTGAATTTACATTgatgtctctctgttctttcagtACATAGAAAGAGTAACAGAGTACTCCTTCTATGTGTTCACCGCCGTCTTCATCATCGAAGGCCTGCTGAAGCTCGTGGCGTTTGGTGTGCTGAGGTTCATGAAAGACAGGTAACGCTtttgaatcagtgtgtgtgtgtgtgtgttcagatggAATCTGCTGGACATCGCTGTAGTCCTGATTTCTATAATCAGCATCATCTTCAACTTGCTGAAAATGGACAACAAAATCCCCATCAATCCCAGCATCCTGAGAATTTGTCGAGTGCTCAGACTGGCGCAAGGTACACACTTTAAAACCAGCGTTTGTACGTAACAGCTCTGGGagtgctttttcttcttcatatttacacctctTAAAAAAGTAGAATTCTAGGGAGGAACTTTTCATGAATATGAATGTATGCATactatgtttgtatgtttttcatAACTATCCCTGTGTCTGTTTAGTGCTGAAGGCCAAAAAGATAAGAGTTCTGCTCAAGACCATCATCAAGACTCTGTCCCAGGTAAGCACAGACACAGTTCTGTTATAAAAGGGTCTTTGGAAATAAGGGCCATGACTTCCTTTTGATAGAAGTTCATACAGCCCTGTTCCCTGATTGAGAGCTTACAGGGTCCATATTGTAGTTTTCTATGCAGACGATCTAACATGCATTTGGATTCCAGGTTGGAAACATTTGTCTCCTCtccatgttcttcttcttcatctacGCTGCTCTGGGAGTGGAGCTGTTTGGCAAGCTAGGTCagttgcacacacactcacagatcaGCTTTCAGAGCTTGTCTCATATTTGCCCAGTATTTAAATAGTTGCCAAAGAAAGCAAGGAAGCATTTTGCTAAACCTAAATTCTTAGTTGCTTGGTTATAAACCCCTTTACAGCCCACGACATCACACAGATGTGAGCTGTAAAGGACAACGGAAGTTTGATTAGATACATTCATTCAGACAAGTTAGTGAActttaaacactgaattaaaacagttaaaggtgacatatcatgcaaaatggactttttaatggttctctacctgaaatatgtgtccctggcatgtctacaaaccccccgagaatgaaaaaaatccattctgcccctgttctgatttctccacctttctgtaaatgtatgtgaaacgagccgtttcagacttcagtgtttttattacgtaacaacaatatccggtctgtcacggagtcagagctcagagcttgttcagcccatagactgtataaaattatactgaacccctcctccgtttttcattacctgcacaaatgtgtgcttacaaggagcttaggagggaggcatgctagttgtaggctgtcttaataaacacaaaggtcggttttactccccacgtctgcagatttgaagatctagtggatgatttttatttatcatggataagtgctagcgctagttagcatagccacatagctacatgtcgtagctgtagctgtgtaccaagacacacgtcgacatactgacaaataaaacaacgagaaacacagaatctgggaccaatccttcagaaaggtcctgctgcctttctggcagaggtcggtttgactccccacgtctgcagatttgaagatctagtggatgatttttatttgtcatggataagtgctagtgctaattagcatagccacatagctacatgttcatagctgtagttgtagctgtgtaccaagacacacgtcaacatactgacaaataaaacaacgagaaacactaaatctgtgaccaatccttcagaaaaggtcccgctgcctttctggcagaggtcggttttactccccacgtctgcagatttgaagatctagtggatgatttttatttatcatggataagtgctagcgctagttagcatagccacatagctacatgttcgtagctgtgtaccaagacacacgtctacatactgataaataaaacaacaagaaacactaaatctatgaccaatggttcagaagggtcctgctacaggcgcctctccgtcaggatcagattctggatcagattcagagggttgaagtaacgtgatctctgagcagccgtgtatattcagccaacatgtaaacataagaTCAActtgctggagagccgaggcacatccacgtcctgagggggcgtggtcagagagaaaacagagtgttctgaggaggactgaagaagagggtttttcaggcagaccaaaatctgatttcaaagtgtttttttgagcataaactttaaagacatgttttggggacctcttagatcaatatatattgatgaaaaaagtgtgatatgtcccctttaactgtTTAAAATGTCTGGTTTGTCAGTATAGATACTCCACAGTAAACTCAAGTTCCACAGAATTCTGGCCACTGTCTAATGTCTCCTGTCCACTCACTGATTTCACACGGAGCAGGAAGTCATTTACCTctagtttaaagctgctgttggtaggcgtgatataaacatcagtttggagagagatttcgaatgtcaacactaccccaccCCACCAGATTTCCCCCACTTCTCATGCTTGTTGGATGCTtgctatgaggaagtagtgccggcttcccagccaatcaggacaacCTAGTAGGGGcagccactcgaccaatcaggacagagggtcgaagagtagctctgattggttggtgataacgggaacaaaggggaataataacattgcttgatacaaaggcattgaaaaacacagagatttggcCATAATCTGAAATGACTTCACTAACTGATGAGTATCGACGGATGTTATGacttttttccaaacccagcagaaaaaaaatccttttttacCCCATTtctaccaactgcacctttaactgAGTTTGTTAAGGTCAAAAATGAAACTTTTGGAGGTAGCTCTACAAACCATTGTACCCTGAAGTACTTCCGGTGCCTAAATGCACACGCTCCCCTAACTGTTTACCTACAGTAAAGAGGTCTTTAACAAAACGGGCCTAAAGTTTACATGAGTCATTTCAGCTTAGCCttttaatttagaaaaatatcATGGACTTCAACAGGGAGAAATACTGCACCAGCACTGCAGTGCTGAACTTAATATGTGGTTCCCACATTTCAGCATGGGGATGAACTATCTTGTAACTCAGAACATCTCAAagactttctttgtttccttctgtTTTAATCAGAGTGCACAGAGGACTTTCGGTGCCTGGGTTTAAATCGGTATGCCAACTTCAGGAACTTTGGGGCGGCCCTGCTCACACTCTACAGAGTGTGCACTGCAGACAACtggagttttattctgaaagtatgaagtcacacatgcatacacacatggTATTCCAAAACCAAACATGTAGACTTCCAGTGTACAGGAATGTAACAAGAGGAAACATTGTCTGCTTTCTGTGTGCTAATGTAACCTACAGCATGGGCGTACCTGTGTACTTGCTCTTTGTCTTTTAAGGACACATTGAGGGAGTGTCCTCCGGGTAGACATGGCTGCCCCAGCTACCTGCACTGGGTCGCTCCTATCTACTTCTCCAGCTTCGTGGTTATGGCCCAGTTTGTGCTGATAAACTTGGTGGTGGCAGCCATCACGCAGGCTCTGGAGGACAGCAAGCAGGTAGCagctgtaaaaaacaaacaaactcagacATCCAGTAGAGCCAGTGTTCTTTCGCCCCCGTTGATGTTGCAAGTCAAGAATGGCATAGAAATGTAGCAATGCTATTTTGGCATTTCAGAGAAATTCTACCAACTTATATTTTCCCCCAGGAGGAGGAAAACGCCCGCAACTTGGTTTTGGCAGAAGAGAATGTCGGACCAGACCAGTCACAGCCAGACAGATGAGTCTGACTGGAGAGGAAGTGTTCTACAGAGGAGTACACTCAAAGAAATCACTTGTTGGGTGAACGTAATAAAATcatggaaagaatttccacctaatcaaaatgctttcatttaaccAGAGACCGTTTTGTTGAAacaactaattgtaaatatgttgagtgaacattaATGAAGAACAGACAACTGCCACAAAatcgcacacacaaaaaacactgcTAAAAATTTAATTTACAACTATTCACTGAAAAAGTGGGTGTAATGATTATGACTCAGCGATCTCAAATACCCGAGTCAGTGTTTAAACAAGGATTAATGAGTTGATAAATCCAAACCATAATAATGTTGAGGTAT
This window contains:
- the LOC117821517 gene encoding uncharacterized protein LOC117821517 encodes the protein MPTLKTFLDYQKKKSEERQNFSLQKKGMKKKEPRKVNNTSSPVRLICLAVTGLVRHSLLPKPSCGRFPPPGGKYNCYLLAVLQSLRDGCHHQVYQHKLGHNHEAGEVDRSDPVQVAGAAMSTRRTLPQCVLKRQRASTQEQLLNHLLDRLRSRLEHILGRMPLDLDFLEFTCTQELVFLNAVSSQATVCPAILDEVTQLHRLIGLEKERREQHTAVVQFEEGPAGRQRMTISPDHLSKLLELNLTVPCIAKLLGMSRRTVYRRMAEFDLSVRALYSTMTDDELDQCVREIQTRQPNSGYRMMKALLQARGFRVQYKRVRASMHRVDTTGVINRMCNVGCIARRTYSVPGPQSLMHLDTNHKLIRYNIVVFGGIDGFSRKIMYLGAANNNLASTTLAFFQESVEKFGFPLRVRADQGVENVEVARLMFTVRGTGRSSFISGKSVHNQRIERLWRDLWMAVTCIYYDVLHYLEEEGFLSIANEMHLFCCHFVFLPRLQDDLDTFHSGWDNHSLRTESHMTPNQLWELGLTHNPVPGPDNTEGMDIPDIDWENSGLPCDDHSSVVVPHTACPLTDEQLASLRDVIDPRAASQSFGCDMYIAAVQFCEQFQDL